A region from the Clavibacter sp. A6099 genome encodes:
- a CDS encoding GNAT family N-acetyltransferase, with protein MDPVTLRTPRLTLRPPALDDVDAITAACQDLAIQRYVPVPVPYAREDAVSYVAEFCADGWASGERLTWAVLEGDGLVGTVGLHAIADGAAEIGYWLAPGARGRGIMHEAAAAVVDHGFDAATGLGLARIGWRAYAGNIGSATVARALGFRFEGIARLGAMGREGRQDDWLAGLLATDDRTPLPWPVLA; from the coding sequence ATGGATCCCGTGACCCTCCGCACCCCGCGACTGACGCTCCGCCCGCCCGCGCTCGACGACGTCGACGCGATCACAGCCGCGTGCCAGGACCTGGCGATCCAGCGTTACGTGCCCGTCCCCGTGCCGTACGCGCGCGAAGACGCGGTCTCCTACGTCGCCGAGTTCTGCGCCGACGGCTGGGCCTCGGGCGAGCGCCTCACCTGGGCCGTGCTCGAGGGCGACGGGCTCGTGGGCACCGTGGGGCTGCACGCCATCGCGGACGGCGCGGCCGAGATCGGGTACTGGCTCGCGCCGGGCGCGCGCGGCCGCGGGATCATGCACGAGGCCGCGGCGGCGGTCGTCGACCACGGGTTCGACGCAGCGACGGGGCTCGGCCTCGCCCGGATCGGCTGGCGCGCGTACGCCGGGAACATCGGATCCGCCACCGTCGCCCGCGCGCTCGGCTTCCGCTTCGAGGGGATCGCCCGACTCGGCGCGATGGGCCGCGAGGGTCGCCAGGACGACTGGCTGGCCGGGCTCCTCGCGACCGACGACCGGACACCTCTGCCGTGGCCGGTGCTCGCGTGA
- a CDS encoding DEAD/DEAH box helicase — MSTDDTASTPDADAAPRTTFSDLGLSDQVLKALKDVGYETPSAIQAATIPSLLSGRDVLGVAQTGTGKTAAFALPILSNLDVSQKTPQALVLAPTRELALQVCEAFERYASGMRGVHVLPVYGGQGYGVQLSALRRGVHVVVGTPGRIMDHLDKGTLDLSQLKFLVLDEADEMLKMGFAEDVETILADTPKSKQIALFSATMPAQIRRISGKYLQDPEEITVKNKTTTSANTTQRYLMVSYPQKVDALTRILETENFEGMIVFVRTKNETETLAEKLRARGYAAAAISGDVAQAQRERTVEQLKSGKLDILVATDVAARGLDVDRISHVVNYDIPIDTESYVHRIGRTGRAGRSGAAISFVTPRERRLLTAIEKATRQPLTEMRMPSAEDVNVTRLSRFDDAITAALADRERLDAFRDIVGHYVNHHDVVESDVAAALAIVAQGDTPLLLSADDLRPPRVERERRDDRPGRDGDDRGERRARPARGSGNMATYRIDVGRRHRVEPRQIVGALANEGGFSREDFGHIDIRPDFSLVELPAGLPQDRIDKLASTVINGRPIDIRPDRGGPRAAERGAAPERRGRKPRD; from the coding sequence ATGAGCACTGACGACACCGCATCCACCCCCGACGCGGACGCCGCCCCCCGCACGACCTTCAGCGACCTCGGTCTCTCCGACCAGGTGCTCAAGGCACTCAAGGACGTGGGCTACGAGACGCCCTCCGCGATCCAGGCGGCCACGATCCCCTCCCTCCTCTCCGGCCGCGACGTCCTCGGCGTCGCCCAGACCGGCACCGGCAAGACGGCCGCGTTCGCGCTGCCGATCCTCTCCAACCTCGACGTGTCCCAGAAGACCCCGCAGGCCCTCGTGCTCGCGCCCACCCGCGAGCTCGCCCTCCAGGTGTGCGAGGCGTTCGAGCGCTACGCGTCGGGCATGCGCGGCGTGCACGTGCTGCCCGTCTACGGCGGCCAGGGCTACGGCGTGCAGCTGTCCGCGCTCCGCCGCGGCGTGCACGTGGTCGTCGGCACCCCCGGCCGGATCATGGACCACCTCGACAAGGGCACGCTCGACCTCTCGCAGCTGAAGTTCCTCGTGCTCGACGAGGCCGACGAGATGCTCAAGATGGGCTTCGCCGAGGACGTGGAGACGATCCTCGCGGACACCCCGAAGTCGAAGCAGATCGCGCTGTTCTCGGCGACCATGCCCGCGCAGATCCGCCGCATCTCGGGCAAGTACCTGCAGGACCCCGAGGAGATCACGGTCAAGAACAAGACCACGACCTCCGCGAACACCACGCAGCGGTACCTGATGGTGTCCTACCCGCAGAAGGTCGACGCCCTCACGCGCATCCTCGAGACCGAGAACTTCGAGGGCATGATCGTGTTCGTCCGCACGAAGAACGAGACGGAGACGCTCGCCGAGAAGCTCCGCGCCCGCGGCTACGCGGCGGCCGCCATCTCGGGCGACGTCGCGCAGGCGCAGCGCGAGCGCACGGTCGAGCAGCTGAAGTCCGGCAAGCTCGACATCCTCGTCGCCACCGACGTCGCGGCCCGCGGCCTCGACGTCGACCGGATCAGCCACGTCGTCAACTACGACATCCCCATCGACACCGAGTCGTACGTCCACCGCATCGGGCGCACGGGCCGCGCCGGCCGCAGCGGCGCCGCGATCAGCTTCGTCACGCCGCGCGAGCGCCGCCTCCTCACCGCCATCGAGAAGGCCACGCGCCAGCCGCTCACCGAGATGCGCATGCCGAGCGCCGAGGACGTCAACGTCACGCGCCTCTCCCGCTTCGACGACGCGATCACCGCGGCCCTCGCCGACCGCGAGCGCCTGGACGCGTTCCGCGACATCGTGGGCCACTACGTGAACCACCACGACGTCGTCGAGTCCGACGTGGCCGCCGCGCTCGCCATCGTGGCGCAGGGCGACACCCCGCTCCTCCTCTCGGCCGATGACCTCCGCCCGCCGCGCGTGGAGCGCGAGCGCCGCGACGACCGCCCGGGCCGCGACGGCGACGACCGCGGCGAGCGTCGCGCCCGTCCTGCGCGCGGCAGCGGCAACATGGCGACGTACCGCATCGACGTCGGCCGCCGCCACCGCGTCGAGCCACGCCAGATCGTCGGCGCGCTCGCCAACGAGGGCGGCTTCAGCCGCGAGGACTTCGGCCACATCGACATCCGCCCGGACTTCTCGCTCGTCGAGCTGCCGGCGGGTCTGCCGCAGGACCGGATCGACAAGCTCGCGAGCACGGTCATCAACGGCCGCCCGATCGACATCCGCCCCGACCGCGGCGGCCCGCGTGCCGCCGAGCGCGGTGCGGCCCCCGAGCGTCGCGGGCGGAAGCCGCGCGACTGA
- a CDS encoding class I SAM-dependent methyltransferase: MTHPHPHPHHAVGHGAAAPSLARMLDLDARILHGHQRELTAWVRRLARDTAGRVVVDLGAGTGTGTVALARRFDRADVHAVDASAAMLARVAERAVVDGLADRIRTVHADLDAGWPALPPADLVWASLMLHEVADPARLLARVHDGLAPGGLLAVVEMDGPRRFLPDRLDPALGRPGLADRLDDAVTHGGTRGPSHPDWAPWLRDAGLLDVATRTFPIDPDPADPIAAAATLPYARAWLARVRDRSADRLDADDRAALDALLDDGGPHALARIPGLALRGTRTAYVGRRPR; encoded by the coding sequence ATGACGCACCCGCACCCGCATCCGCACCATGCCGTCGGCCACGGCGCCGCCGCCCCCTCGCTCGCCCGCATGCTCGACCTCGACGCCCGGATCCTGCACGGCCACCAGCGCGAGCTCACCGCCTGGGTCCGCCGCCTCGCCCGCGACACCGCCGGCCGCGTCGTCGTCGACCTGGGCGCGGGGACCGGCACCGGCACGGTCGCGCTCGCGCGGCGCTTCGACCGGGCGGACGTGCACGCCGTCGACGCGAGCGCCGCCATGCTGGCCCGCGTCGCCGAGCGCGCGGTCGTCGACGGGCTCGCCGACCGGATCCGCACCGTCCACGCCGACCTCGACGCGGGCTGGCCCGCGCTGCCGCCCGCCGACCTCGTGTGGGCGTCGCTCATGCTGCACGAGGTCGCCGACCCGGCGCGGCTCCTCGCGCGCGTCCACGACGGCCTCGCGCCGGGCGGCCTGCTCGCCGTCGTCGAGATGGACGGCCCGCGGCGCTTCCTGCCCGACCGCCTCGATCCCGCGCTCGGCCGCCCTGGCCTCGCCGACCGCCTCGACGACGCCGTCACGCACGGCGGAACGCGCGGCCCGTCGCACCCGGACTGGGCGCCGTGGCTGCGCGACGCGGGCCTCCTCGACGTCGCGACGCGCACCTTCCCCATCGACCCCGACCCGGCGGATCCGATCGCCGCGGCCGCGACCCTCCCCTACGCCCGCGCGTGGCTGGCCCGCGTCCGCGACCGGTCGGCCGACCGCCTCGACGCCGACGACCGCGCCGCCCTCGACGCGCTCCTCGACGACGGCGGCCCGCACGCCCTGGCGAGGATCCCCGGCCTCGCCCTCCGCGGCACCCGCACGGCCTACGTCGGGCGCCGGCCGCGCTGA
- a CDS encoding helix-turn-helix domain-containing protein: protein MTQEPDLDALVRQRIRSLREARGWSLDVLAARCFLSPSTLSRIETGHRRIALDQLVPIARALETSLDALMESGDDADVVIRPQEDAQAGRTTWILSRGGGSGSGPFVAKMRMTPTRPVPVDQLGVHPGRDWFTVLSGTARLQLGERTILVEAGDAAEFSTMVPHAIGAHRGVVEILTILDRDGQRAHLRTTGTGAAAHEAHAGGDPREG from the coding sequence ATGACGCAAGAGCCCGATCTCGACGCCCTCGTCCGCCAGCGCATCCGGAGCCTCCGCGAGGCCCGCGGCTGGTCGCTCGACGTGCTCGCCGCACGGTGCTTCCTGAGTCCGTCGACGCTCAGCCGCATCGAGACCGGTCACCGGCGCATCGCGCTCGACCAGCTCGTGCCCATCGCCCGGGCCCTCGAGACGTCGCTCGACGCGCTCATGGAGTCGGGCGACGACGCCGACGTCGTGATCCGCCCGCAGGAGGACGCGCAGGCGGGACGCACGACGTGGATCCTCTCGCGCGGCGGGGGCAGCGGATCGGGCCCGTTCGTCGCGAAGATGCGCATGACGCCGACGCGGCCCGTCCCGGTGGACCAGCTCGGCGTGCACCCGGGACGCGACTGGTTCACGGTGCTCTCGGGCACGGCCAGGCTCCAGCTGGGGGAGCGGACGATCCTGGTCGAGGCGGGCGACGCGGCCGAGTTCTCGACCATGGTGCCGCACGCCATCGGCGCGCACCGCGGCGTCGTCGAGATCCTGACGATCCTCGACCGCGACGGCCAGCGGGCGCACCTGCGGACCACGGGGACGGGTGCCGCCGCGCACGAGGCGCACGCGGGAGGCGACCCGAGGGAGGGCTAG
- a CDS encoding Stk1 family PASTA domain-containing Ser/Thr kinase codes for MSSTPPPASPTSVTPSSDEPGWFGDGEGNQRFWDGARWTELVSGRRVFPGRASSTPEPKLITESPLPEGYAPGSAPLAPPVGSAVDASVDAGPAGAPLAPPTGAPVAPPAGYPMAPPTGAPVGPPAGLPVAPPTGAPLGAPAPRTSSVAGSFAPPRPATSAASAPTPRAAGTAPALRGRSTWPWAALAVAAVLVVAAAVIAGIPGLLIALGVVALVAGLIPLIRSGAAWIPGVRTRATGGVAAGVALVLIAGGAVAATLPTPSDDVADPDTIEISDSRPVPDATDPANPLPISADGLVEMVDVTRMTGADAGDTLAASGFGIAFAGAGGGAFVRQDVGIVASQDPAAGTRVAPGTVVTLTLATAAPERIALPVVPKAPNIPSRPGTRPGTGTFTPGTGGGNSGGGGTDPGTPSNPGTGGGSPSNPDPTTPADPDPQPQPTTDPPTVPTPDPTTPTPVDPEPSPEPPVESPEPTTPPAPPEPETPVEPVPETPPAEG; via the coding sequence ATGTCGTCGACCCCGCCGCCCGCCTCCCCGACGTCGGTCACCCCGTCGTCCGACGAGCCCGGCTGGTTCGGCGACGGCGAGGGCAACCAGCGCTTCTGGGACGGCGCCCGCTGGACGGAGCTCGTCTCCGGCCGTCGCGTGTTCCCGGGCCGCGCGTCGTCGACGCCCGAGCCCAAGCTGATCACCGAGTCGCCGCTGCCCGAGGGCTACGCGCCCGGGTCCGCGCCGCTCGCGCCGCCCGTCGGATCCGCCGTCGACGCCTCGGTGGACGCCGGGCCCGCAGGCGCTCCGCTAGCGCCGCCCACGGGAGCGCCCGTCGCGCCGCCCGCGGGGTACCCGATGGCACCTCCGACCGGTGCGCCCGTCGGCCCTCCCGCAGGTCTGCCCGTGGCCCCGCCGACCGGTGCGCCCCTCGGCGCCCCCGCTCCGCGCACTTCCTCCGTGGCCGGCAGCTTCGCGCCGCCGCGTCCGGCCACGAGCGCCGCGTCCGCCCCGACCCCGCGCGCCGCCGGCACGGCGCCCGCGCTGCGCGGCCGCAGCACCTGGCCGTGGGCCGCGCTCGCGGTCGCCGCGGTGCTCGTGGTCGCCGCAGCCGTCATCGCCGGGATCCCCGGACTCCTCATCGCGCTCGGCGTGGTCGCCCTGGTCGCGGGGCTCATCCCGCTGATCCGCAGCGGCGCCGCCTGGATCCCCGGCGTCCGCACGCGCGCCACCGGCGGCGTCGCGGCCGGCGTCGCCCTCGTCCTGATCGCGGGCGGCGCGGTCGCGGCCACGCTCCCCACGCCGAGCGACGACGTCGCCGATCCCGACACCATCGAGATCTCCGACTCCCGCCCGGTGCCGGACGCGACGGACCCCGCCAACCCGCTCCCGATCTCCGCGGACGGCCTGGTCGAGATGGTCGACGTGACCCGCATGACCGGGGCCGACGCCGGCGACACGCTCGCCGCGTCCGGCTTCGGCATCGCGTTCGCGGGCGCGGGCGGCGGCGCGTTCGTGCGTCAGGACGTCGGCATCGTCGCGAGCCAGGACCCGGCGGCCGGCACGCGCGTCGCGCCCGGCACGGTCGTGACCCTCACGCTCGCCACCGCGGCTCCCGAGCGCATCGCGCTCCCCGTCGTGCCGAAGGCGCCGAACATCCCGTCGCGTCCCGGCACGCGGCCGGGCACGGGGACGTTCACCCCGGGCACCGGCGGCGGCAACAGCGGTGGCGGCGGCACGGATCCCGGAACGCCGTCGAACCCCGGCACCGGCGGCGGCTCGCCCTCGAACCCGGACCCGACCACCCCGGCGGACCCCGATCCCCAGCCCCAGCCGACGACGGACCCGCCCACGGTGCCGACGCCCGACCCCACGACGCCCACGCCCGTGGATCCCGAGCCGTCGCCCGAGCCCCCAGTCGAGAGCCCGGAGCCGACGACGCCGCCCGCGCCGCCGGAGCCCGAGACCCCGGTCGAGCCCGTGCCCGAGACGCCGCCGGCCGAGGGCTAG
- a CDS encoding cation:proton antiporter, with the protein MPEIIAWVVSFVVVTVTVSGLAGRVGWSAPVALVAVGAALSFVPGVPQIEIEPDAVLYGLLPPLLFAAAIRTPLADIRARRDSIVVLSVGVVVFTLLAFGLALWALVPAVGLAAALALGAVVAPTDAVAVSAVAGRVRLPRRVMSILETESLLNDATALVALNTAIAAIVGIVHPVDVAGGFLVAVLVGVAIGLAVAFLFSAVRRFLRSAVLDTSLSLAIPYVAFIPAQELGGSGVLAVVAAGLVLGYRSPLIQSPEARIAESVNWRTIQFLLENAVFLLIGLSLAGIVRGLPESSLDGWRIAGLSILLLGVLAAARFASVALAKVLFDHGPARLRARTWSWRTVTAVSSAGVRGVVTLAAAFLLPEETPERELLQFLAFVMVAGTLVGGLALPAIIRRLRLGHSADDQERSDRDRLLDEAREAGLAARAVAMREDGTRDGPGDDALPETTTDRLAHDRVRRRMIDAERDAVLTARREGRYPEIAVRAVLGMIDAEDVALGRREADDTR; encoded by the coding sequence ATGCCCGAGATCATCGCCTGGGTCGTCTCCTTCGTCGTCGTGACGGTCACGGTCTCCGGCCTCGCCGGGCGCGTGGGCTGGTCGGCGCCCGTCGCGCTGGTCGCGGTCGGGGCCGCGCTGTCGTTCGTGCCGGGGGTGCCGCAGATCGAGATCGAGCCGGACGCGGTGCTCTACGGGCTGCTGCCGCCCCTGCTCTTCGCGGCCGCGATCCGCACGCCGCTCGCCGACATCCGCGCCCGGCGCGACAGCATCGTCGTGCTCTCCGTGGGCGTCGTCGTGTTCACGCTGCTCGCGTTCGGGCTGGCGCTGTGGGCGCTCGTGCCGGCGGTCGGCCTCGCGGCGGCGCTCGCGCTCGGCGCCGTCGTCGCGCCGACGGACGCGGTCGCGGTCTCGGCCGTCGCGGGGCGCGTGAGGCTCCCCCGGCGCGTGATGTCGATCCTGGAGACCGAGAGCCTCCTCAACGACGCCACCGCCCTGGTCGCGCTCAACACGGCCATCGCCGCGATCGTCGGCATCGTGCACCCGGTCGACGTCGCGGGCGGCTTCCTCGTCGCCGTGCTGGTGGGCGTCGCCATCGGCCTCGCGGTCGCGTTCCTCTTCTCCGCGGTGCGGCGGTTCCTGCGGTCCGCCGTGCTCGACACGAGCCTGTCGCTGGCGATCCCCTACGTCGCCTTCATCCCGGCGCAGGAGCTCGGCGGATCCGGCGTGCTCGCGGTGGTCGCGGCGGGGCTCGTGCTCGGCTACCGCTCGCCGCTCATCCAGTCGCCCGAGGCGCGCATCGCCGAGTCGGTGAACTGGCGCACGATCCAGTTCCTGCTCGAGAACGCGGTGTTCCTCCTCATCGGGCTGAGCCTCGCCGGCATCGTGCGGGGGCTGCCCGAGTCGAGCCTCGACGGGTGGCGGATCGCCGGGCTGTCGATCCTGCTGCTCGGGGTGCTCGCCGCGGCGCGCTTCGCCTCGGTGGCGCTCGCGAAGGTCCTGTTCGACCACGGTCCCGCGCGCCTTCGAGCGCGCACCTGGAGCTGGCGGACCGTCACGGCCGTGTCATCCGCCGGCGTCCGCGGGGTGGTGACGCTCGCCGCCGCGTTCCTCCTGCCCGAGGAGACGCCGGAGCGCGAGCTGCTGCAGTTCCTCGCCTTCGTGATGGTGGCGGGGACGCTCGTGGGCGGGCTCGCGCTCCCCGCGATCATCCGCCGTCTCCGGCTCGGGCACTCCGCCGACGACCAGGAACGCTCCGACCGCGACCGGCTGCTCGACGAGGCCCGCGAGGCCGGGCTGGCGGCGCGCGCCGTGGCGATGCGCGAGGACGGGACCCGCGACGGACCGGGTGACGATGCGCTGCCGGAGACCACGACCGACCGCCTCGCGCACGACCGCGTACGGCGCCGCATGATCGACGCCGAGCGGGACGCCGTGCTGACCGCCCGGCGGGAGGGGCGGTACCCGGAGATCGCCGTGCGGGCGGTGCTCGGGATGATCGACGCCGAGGACGTGGCCCTCGGCCGACGCGAGGCGGACGACACCCGCTGA
- a CDS encoding alpha/beta hydrolase, whose product MSALLDATPHVFQPGADTGPVILGLHGTGADERQGLELARLVAPGQPVLAPRGSVREGSAARWFRRHAEGVFDVDDVIARAADLADLVAEARSAYALDERVILAVGFSNGANMALATTLLHPAALPETIAFSARWPLGDRAPAADLAGTRITLLNGDADAMAPLADVERTVREAVARGADATSHVRPGGHGLDARDLDAARARIRIG is encoded by the coding sequence GTGAGCGCGCTCCTCGACGCGACGCCCCACGTGTTCCAGCCGGGCGCCGACACCGGCCCCGTGATCCTCGGCCTCCACGGCACGGGCGCCGACGAGCGGCAGGGCCTCGAGCTCGCCCGGCTCGTGGCGCCCGGGCAGCCCGTGCTCGCTCCGCGCGGGAGCGTGCGCGAGGGATCCGCCGCCCGCTGGTTCCGCCGCCATGCTGAGGGCGTCTTCGACGTGGACGACGTGATCGCCCGCGCGGCCGATCTCGCCGACCTGGTCGCAGAGGCCCGGTCGGCCTACGCTCTCGACGAGCGCGTGATCCTCGCGGTCGGATTCTCGAACGGGGCGAACATGGCGCTGGCCACCACGCTGCTGCACCCGGCCGCGCTGCCCGAGACCATCGCCTTCTCCGCGCGCTGGCCCCTCGGCGACCGGGCGCCGGCCGCCGACCTGGCCGGCACGCGGATCACGCTCCTCAACGGCGACGCCGACGCCATGGCGCCGCTCGCCGACGTGGAGCGGACCGTGCGGGAGGCCGTCGCCCGCGGTGCCGACGCGACCTCCCACGTGCGACCGGGCGGGCACGGGCTCGACGCGCGCGACCTCGACGCGGCCCGCGCGCGGATCCGCATCGGCTGA
- a CDS encoding ring-cleaving dioxygenase: MTASTQGLHHVTAIGGDPQRNVDFYVRAMGLRLVKRTVNFDSPGSYHLYYGDTEGRPGSLLTFFPWKGVPAGRVGAGQSTTTAFSVPAGSLGWWAEHLRQVGVASSISSTGSEEERLSLRDPDGLQIDLVASSVDDPRAPWDSADVPAEHAIRGQHSSVLTVRDPAGTASVLTDDLGLRLVDERDGRFRFAAGDGGPGAIVDLVADPGAQQGLTAGGTVHHVAFRVPGRVEQQAWRDELVDRGHQVTQILDRQYFTSIYFREPGGVLFEIATDTPGFDIDEPLLELGRSLRLPPWLEPRRADIEAAVPPLRLPDEEPVPADEPVPADGSAA, from the coding sequence ATGACCGCCAGCACCCAGGGACTGCACCACGTCACCGCCATCGGCGGCGACCCGCAGCGAAACGTCGACTTCTACGTGCGCGCGATGGGCCTCCGGCTCGTCAAGCGCACCGTCAACTTCGACAGTCCCGGCAGCTACCACCTGTACTACGGCGACACCGAGGGCCGGCCCGGATCCCTCCTCACCTTCTTCCCGTGGAAGGGCGTGCCCGCGGGCCGCGTCGGCGCGGGCCAGTCCACGACGACCGCGTTCTCCGTGCCCGCGGGGAGCCTCGGCTGGTGGGCCGAGCACCTGCGCCAGGTCGGCGTCGCCTCGTCGATCTCGTCGACCGGATCCGAGGAGGAGCGCCTCTCGCTCCGGGACCCCGACGGGCTGCAGATCGACCTCGTGGCCTCTTCCGTCGACGACCCGCGCGCGCCGTGGGACTCGGCCGACGTCCCCGCGGAGCACGCGATCCGCGGCCAGCACTCCTCGGTGCTCACCGTGCGGGATCCCGCCGGCACGGCGTCCGTCCTCACCGACGACCTCGGGCTCCGACTCGTGGACGAGCGCGACGGCCGCTTCCGCTTCGCCGCGGGTGACGGCGGGCCCGGCGCGATCGTCGACCTCGTCGCCGACCCCGGCGCGCAGCAGGGCCTCACCGCGGGCGGCACCGTGCACCACGTGGCGTTCCGCGTGCCCGGACGCGTCGAGCAGCAGGCGTGGCGCGACGAGCTGGTGGATCGCGGGCACCAGGTCACGCAGATCCTCGACCGGCAGTACTTCACCTCCATCTACTTCCGCGAGCCCGGCGGCGTGCTGTTCGAGATCGCGACGGACACCCCCGGTTTCGACATCGACGAGCCGCTGCTCGAGCTCGGCCGCAGCCTCCGCCTCCCGCCGTGGCTCGAGCCCCGCCGTGCCGACATCGAGGCCGCGGTGCCGCCGCTGCGCCTGCCCGACGAGGAGCCCGTGCCGGCCGATGAGCCCGTGCCGGCCGACGGATCCGCCGCGTGA
- a CDS encoding Ltp family lipoprotein: protein MTPPPPYGVTPKGLAIAALVVGIVAFLSGLAPVVGLIIGAAAVVLGILALRRGQSKGMAITGLSLGAVAAVTSLIVTIVFAAAFSTTSTSTGTAEVVESSAEAEALPTPTPEVTEPVAEESTAAAAEPAAPAVPAESATALIKAETYANGLDMSKAALYDQLTSEYGEKFTPEAAQYAVDNVQADWNANALGKARTYREMAAMSPAAIRDQLTSEYGERFTAEEADYAIAHLDD, encoded by the coding sequence ATGACCCCTCCGCCGCCCTACGGCGTCACGCCGAAGGGCCTCGCCATCGCCGCCCTGGTGGTCGGCATCGTCGCGTTCCTCTCCGGTCTCGCGCCCGTGGTGGGGCTCATCATCGGTGCCGCAGCGGTCGTGCTCGGGATCCTCGCTCTCCGCCGGGGCCAGAGCAAGGGCATGGCGATCACCGGCCTGTCGCTCGGCGCCGTGGCGGCTGTCACGTCGCTGATCGTCACGATCGTGTTCGCGGCCGCCTTCAGCACCACGAGCACGTCCACGGGCACCGCCGAGGTCGTCGAGTCGTCCGCCGAGGCGGAGGCTCTGCCCACCCCGACGCCCGAGGTGACCGAGCCCGTCGCCGAAGAGTCGACCGCAGCCGCCGCCGAGCCCGCAGCGCCCGCCGTCCCGGCCGAGAGCGCGACCGCGCTCATCAAGGCCGAGACGTACGCCAACGGCCTCGACATGAGCAAGGCCGCCCTCTACGACCAGCTCACGAGCGAGTACGGCGAGAAGTTCACGCCGGAGGCCGCGCAGTACGCGGTCGACAACGTGCAGGCCGATTGGAACGCGAACGCGCTCGGCAAGGCGAGGACCTACCGCGAGATGGCGGCCATGTCGCCCGCCGCGATCCGCGACCAGCTCACGAGCGAGTACGGCGAGAGGTTCACCGCGGAGGAAGCGGACTACGCCATCGCGCACCTCGACGACTGA
- a CDS encoding MarR family winged helix-turn-helix transcriptional regulator yields the protein MSPAEELRYLILGAQREGARAYASALAPTGLTPAQAEAVVVLAEAPGISLVGLGARLVCETGSPSRLVDALVRQGLVHRDPDPRSRRSVVLRLTAEGSRRVADVRAAEAAVHDAITDSLDDDAMQGAITALRRLLDRRPTLDALTLRREDRASPRR from the coding sequence GTGAGCCCGGCCGAGGAGCTCCGCTACCTGATCCTCGGGGCGCAGCGCGAGGGCGCCCGCGCGTACGCGTCGGCGCTCGCACCCACCGGCCTGACGCCCGCGCAGGCGGAGGCCGTGGTCGTGCTGGCCGAGGCGCCCGGGATCAGCCTGGTCGGCCTCGGCGCCCGGCTCGTCTGCGAGACCGGGTCGCCCAGCCGACTCGTCGACGCGCTCGTGCGGCAGGGCCTCGTGCACCGCGACCCGGATCCGCGCAGCCGACGCAGCGTCGTCCTCCGCCTCACCGCGGAGGGGTCGCGCCGGGTGGCGGACGTGCGCGCCGCCGAGGCAGCGGTGCACGACGCGATCACGGACTCGCTCGACGACGACGCGATGCAGGGCGCGATCACGGCCCTCCGCCGCCTCCTCGACCGGCGGCCGACCCTCGACGCCCTGACGCTGCGGCGCGAGGATCGCGCGTCCCCGCGCCGCTGA
- a CDS encoding alpha/beta fold hydrolase, which translates to MSSIDVSSVLPALVGVPCFSGAPWDFGPLRALAAYPLRTLALPDDARSVEEAADAVEDLVRDLPRYVLVGDSFGAVVSLALALRRPAGLAGLVLSGGFAADPTPAWKTRAASLARHVPRALYEQGVLRFHAAQLASRFDADAPTPLTRRDYRELFRVHTPADAYANRVGAVVGFDVRARLHRVDVPTLLLTPEDDQPVGPAAAAALRDGLPHARELVIPGTGHMLRFTHPDEYADAVDGFVRTEVGISMAAGAA; encoded by the coding sequence ATGTCATCTATCGACGTGTCATCGGTTCTCCCCGCTCTCGTCGGCGTGCCCTGCTTCTCGGGAGCGCCGTGGGACTTCGGTCCCCTGCGGGCGCTGGCCGCGTACCCGCTCCGCACCCTCGCCCTGCCCGACGACGCGCGCTCGGTCGAGGAGGCGGCCGACGCCGTCGAGGACTTGGTGCGCGACCTCCCGCGGTACGTGCTCGTGGGCGACTCCTTCGGCGCGGTCGTGAGCCTGGCGCTGGCGCTCCGTCGCCCGGCGGGACTCGCCGGGCTCGTGCTCTCGGGCGGCTTCGCGGCGGATCCGACGCCCGCGTGGAAGACGCGGGCCGCCTCCCTCGCCCGGCACGTCCCGCGCGCTCTCTACGAACAGGGCGTGCTCCGCTTCCACGCGGCGCAGCTCGCGTCGCGCTTCGACGCGGACGCCCCCACCCCGCTGACGCGCCGCGACTACCGGGAGCTGTTCCGCGTCCACACGCCCGCCGACGCCTACGCGAACCGGGTCGGCGCGGTCGTCGGGTTCGACGTCCGCGCGCGTCTGCACCGGGTCGACGTGCCGACGCTGCTCCTCACGCCGGAGGACGACCAGCCCGTCGGCCCGGCCGCGGCCGCCGCGCTCCGCGACGGGCTGCCGCACGCCCGCGAGCTGGTGATCCCCGGCACGGGCCACATGCTCCGCTTCACGCATCCCGACGAGTACGCGGATGCCGTGGACGGGTTCGTGCGGACCGAGGTCGGGATCAGCATGGCGGCGGGCGCCGCGTGA